A stretch of Brachyhypopomus gauderio isolate BG-103 chromosome 3, BGAUD_0.2, whole genome shotgun sequence DNA encodes these proteins:
- the LOC143511007 gene encoding ADP-ribosylhydrolase ARH1-like, with protein MKVSSASVRHCSSNTPNTPGKALRRAREFNMSCSASLKHYQAGMVLSGTGDALGYRWEFVFSGKAIHQDVQKLGGVKNISVKLPDWPVSDDTVLHLATAEALATGKEGEELLQEVAFRYVEGMKDMDGRAPGMTTINSVARLQPGRIGGYRIPYDEKSGGCGAAMRAMCIGLRYPGPEQLSSLVAVAVETGRMTHPHPTGFLGAVASALFAAYAIQRRPITTWGLGLLKEACPIAKEFVKSAGYAVSETERDWGYFTDKWEWYLELRGLSSGTGPVEWPDQYGPAQRDAAYKSFSWSGWGGSSGHDAPMIALDALLGAGSSWEELVNRAAFHGGDSDSTAVIACCCWGLLYGTEGVPECNYSNLEYRDRLEKSAEKLYELSH; from the exons CTCCGCCTCCCTCAAGCACTACCAGGCCGGCATGGTGCTTAGCGGCACTGGAGACGCTCTCGGCTACCGCTGGGAATTCGTCTTTTCCGGGAAAGCCATCCACCAG GATGTTCAGAAGCTGGGAGGTGTAAAGAACATCAGTGTTAAACTGCCTGACTGGCCGGTCAGTGACGACACGGTCCTTCACCTGGCCACGGCCGAAGCCTTAGCAACAG GAAAGGAAGGGGAGGAGCTCCTGCAGGAAGTGGCTTTCCGTTATGTGGAAGGGATGAAGGACATGGACGGGAGAGCACCGGGAATGACTACCATCAATT ctgtggcTCGGTTACAGCCGGGCAGGATTGGGGGCTACAGGATCCCGTATGATGAGAAGAGTGGGGGCTGCGGAGCTGCCATGAGGGCCATGTGTATCGGCCTGAG GTATCCTGGGCCGGAGCAGCTGTCCTCGTTGGTTGCCGTTGCTGTGGAGACTGGAAGAATGACTCACCCTCATCCAACTGGATTCCTCGGGGCTGTGGcttcagcgctgtttgcagCTTATGCCATCCAGCGACGTCCAATCACAACCTGGGGGCTTGGCTTACTGAAAGAAGCCTGTCCAATAGCGAAGGAGTTTGTGAAGTCTGCAGGATACGCtgtcagtgagacagagagagactggggaTACTTCACTGACAAATGGGAATG gTATCTCGAACTCAGAGGCTTGTCATCGGGGACTGGGCCTGTGGAGTGGCCTGACCAATACGGGCCTGCTCAACGTGATGCAGCCTATAAGAGCTTCAGCTGGTCAGGATGGGGTGGAAGTAGTGGTCATGATGCACCAATGATAGCTCTGGATGCCCTTCTTGGGGCGGGCTCAAGCTGGGAGGAGCTTGTGAATAGAGCAGCATTCCATGGAG GAGACTCCGACAGCACCGCGGTGATCGCCTGCTGCTGCTGGGGCCTGCTGTATGGAACAGAAGGAGTTCCGGAATGTAACTATAGCAACCTGGAGTACAGGGACCGGCTGGAGAAGAGCGCGGAGAAACTGTACGAGCTGTCACACTGA